The Parabacteroides sp. AD58 genome includes a window with the following:
- a CDS encoding efflux RND transporter periplasmic adaptor subunit: MKKIYIASTLGLFLLSCNNPQPASQQEEASPAPATETVAQADSVQQTDAVSSATNVAKSASYNGVITVPPQRQATVTLTMGGSIHSTNLLPGSYVRQGEVIATLENPEFIQLQQTYLESAAQAEYLEKEYNRQKMLSEQEAASQKRFQQSKADYLSMKSRMDAAAAQLKLLQVDVRQLHDQGIEPYLQVKAPLDGYVTNMKVNLGTYLNAGEPICDIINKGETLLELTAYEKDLDYLQVGSSVEFQVNGMGSQTFEATVITIGQEVDDVNRSLQVYARVKDQNSRFRPGMYVSAKIRKND, from the coding sequence ATGAAAAAGATATACATAGCAAGCACCCTCGGATTATTCCTTTTATCTTGTAATAATCCGCAACCTGCCAGTCAGCAAGAAGAAGCTTCTCCGGCTCCTGCAACAGAAACAGTTGCCCAGGCAGATTCAGTACAGCAAACCGATGCCGTCAGTTCGGCTACCAACGTAGCTAAGTCGGCTTCTTACAACGGAGTTATCACTGTTCCGCCCCAGCGGCAGGCTACAGTTACGCTGACGATGGGAGGAAGTATTCACAGCACGAACCTTTTACCGGGCAGTTACGTCAGACAAGGAGAGGTAATTGCTACGCTGGAAAACCCGGAATTCATCCAGCTGCAGCAGACCTATCTGGAATCGGCAGCCCAGGCAGAATACCTGGAGAAAGAATATAACCGGCAGAAGATGTTGTCAGAGCAGGAAGCTGCTTCGCAGAAGCGTTTCCAGCAGAGCAAGGCCGATTATCTTTCGATGAAGAGCCGGATGGATGCGGCGGCTGCCCAGCTGAAACTGCTGCAGGTGGATGTCCGTCAGTTACATGACCAGGGTATTGAGCCGTATTTGCAGGTGAAGGCTCCGCTCGACGGCTATGTTACGAACATGAAGGTCAATTTGGGAACCTATTTGAATGCGGGTGAACCGATATGTGATATCATTAATAAAGGGGAGACATTACTTGAACTGACAGCCTATGAAAAGGATCTTGACTATTTGCAGGTGGGCAGTTCGGTCGAGTTCCAGGTCAATGGCATGGGATCACAAACCTTCGAAGCAACAGTTATCACGATTGGACAGGAAGTAGACGACGTCAACCGTTCCCTGCAGGTCTATGCTCGGGTAAAGGACCAGAACAGCCGGTTCCGTCCGGGCATGTACGTGAGTGCGAAAATCCGGAAAAACGATTAA
- the crcB gene encoding fluoride efflux transporter CrcB, translating to MLKTIIMVGMGSCLGGIVRYLASRFIQEHVICSFPLGTWVVNILGCFAIGLFYGLFEQAHLMNSNLKLFLTVGFCGGFTTFSTFMNENFQLIRDGNFYYFSLYTGLSLLIGFLMLIAGYSLVKLF from the coding sequence ATGTTGAAAACGATTATTATGGTAGGTATGGGCAGTTGCTTAGGAGGCATTGTGCGTTACCTGGCCTCACGTTTCATTCAAGAGCATGTGATCTGTTCTTTTCCCTTAGGAACCTGGGTTGTGAATATATTGGGATGTTTTGCCATCGGTTTATTCTATGGTTTATTTGAACAGGCACATCTAATGAATTCTAATCTCAAACTGTTTTTAACAGTGGGTTTCTGCGGTGGTTTCACAACTTTTTCTACCTTTATGAATGAAAACTTTCAGTTAATACGGGATGGAAATTTCTATTATTTCTCACTCTATACAGGTTTAAGCCTGCTGATCGGTTTTCTGATGCTCATTGCCGGTTATTCACTTGTTAAACTCTTTTGA
- the recO gene encoding DNA repair protein RecO produces MLYKTQGIVLHSLPYKDVYTILHIYTKDFGRVSYLVSRKSSKRSSLSRSLFMPLSILDLEVEHLNKRDIQRIKEAHLFLSTSSLQADPVKNVLALFLSEVLFRVVKDTQADEHMYAFLTDSIRILEVTEKGIANFHLVFLLNLLHYLGIFPNTVRQHDEHYFDMLNGTFARQQPTHPYFLTPAETVAWQRILKMNYENMSLYSFSRQDRQQIIQRIFEYYKLHLPEFSEIRSLQVLQSLFD; encoded by the coding sequence ATGCTATACAAGACGCAAGGAATCGTACTTCATTCGCTCCCCTATAAGGATGTGTATACGATTCTCCATATATATACGAAAGATTTCGGGCGGGTTTCCTATTTAGTATCCCGTAAAAGCAGCAAGCGGTCGTCCCTGTCTCGCTCCCTGTTCATGCCACTTTCCATCCTGGATCTGGAAGTGGAGCACCTCAACAAACGCGACATCCAGCGCATTAAAGAAGCACATCTTTTCCTCTCGACTTCTTCACTGCAAGCCGATCCGGTAAAGAATGTCCTGGCTCTTTTCCTGTCGGAAGTCCTCTTCCGGGTAGTCAAAGACACGCAAGCCGACGAACACATGTATGCTTTTCTGACTGATTCGATCCGCATCCTCGAGGTTACCGAAAAAGGCATCGCCAATTTCCACCTGGTCTTTCTCCTGAATCTGCTACATTATCTAGGGATTTTCCCCAATACAGTCCGGCAACACGACGAACACTATTTCGATATGCTGAACGGGACATTTGCCAGACAACAACCCACTCATCCCTATTTTCTGACGCCAGCCGAAACAGTAGCCTGGCAGCGGATTTTGAAGATGAACTATGAGAATATGTCACTTTACTCTTTTTCCCGGCAAGACCGCCAACAAATCATCCAGCGCATTTTCGAATACTACAAACTTCATCTGCCCGAATTTTCTGAAATCCGCTCTTTGCAAGTCCTTCAGTCCTTATTCGACTAA
- a CDS encoding sensor histidine kinase: MKLIRFDRYLFMINVISIMVAFLTHFPELIALLDLDTGQAPFPDMRPIDVVNEVIFTYLSLILLFGLNTWLFKFNKDSIHVRRQHVVSSFVITWIGSSLLGQGFVWLHHYFNIPAIDASLHHYLHPLRDGLISIIVTGSCYLMYLNRKSRRMLVENQMLRTANLVNQYESLKSQLNPHMLFNSLNTLNSLIRETPEKAQDYLQELSKVLRYSLQESDSHRVTLEEEMNFVHSYMYLLQMRYEDNLVFDIKVAPEILSKTLPPVSVQLLIENAVKHNEISNRHPLHIHIWTEGDRLIVSNPIQPKMTASSGTHIGLSNLSKRYQLLFGKEIEVKEENNHFIVVLPLI, from the coding sequence ATGAAACTCATCCGATTTGACAGATATTTGTTCATGATAAACGTCATCTCCATCATGGTGGCGTTTCTTACGCATTTCCCGGAATTGATAGCTTTGCTGGATTTGGATACTGGTCAGGCACCTTTCCCGGATATGCGTCCGATAGATGTTGTGAACGAGGTGATATTTACTTATCTGTCATTAATCCTGCTTTTCGGGTTGAATACGTGGCTTTTCAAGTTCAATAAAGATTCAATCCATGTCAGGCGGCAGCATGTGGTGAGTTCATTTGTGATTACATGGATTGGCAGCAGTCTGTTGGGGCAGGGTTTTGTCTGGTTGCATCATTACTTTAATATCCCAGCCATCGATGCCAGCTTGCACCATTATCTGCATCCGCTGCGTGACGGGTTGATTTCCATTATCGTTACAGGAAGCTGTTATTTGATGTACCTGAACCGGAAGAGCCGGCGTATGCTGGTTGAAAACCAGATGCTCCGGACAGCCAATCTGGTCAATCAGTATGAATCGCTCAAGAGCCAGCTGAATCCGCACATGTTGTTCAACTCGTTGAATACTCTGAATTCCCTGATTCGGGAAACACCAGAGAAAGCACAGGATTATTTGCAGGAGTTATCGAAGGTGCTGCGTTATTCTCTGCAGGAAAGCGATAGTCATCGGGTGACGTTAGAGGAAGAAATGAATTTCGTACATTCCTATATGTATCTGCTTCAGATGCGGTATGAAGATAATCTGGTGTTTGATATAAAGGTCGCGCCGGAAATCTTGTCGAAGACGTTGCCGCCGGTGTCGGTCCAGCTATTGATCGAGAATGCCGTGAAACATAATGAGATCAGTAACCGGCACCCGCTGCATATTCATATCTGGACGGAAGGAGACCGACTGATTGTATCGAATCCGATTCAGCCTAAGATGACTGCCAGCAGCGGAACGCACATCGGACTGAGTAATCTTTCGAAGCGATATCAGCTCCTGTTTGGTAAGGAAATTGAAGTGAAGGAAGAAAATAATCATTTTATCGTTGTGTTACCCTTGATATGA
- a CDS encoding Rieske (2Fe-2S) protein produces the protein MRKFISLLILFCALSCTQTEHSYFPSYPVYLELDLTFEDKDLNGVMAYKEYILGKTSGLFGSRDRTGLGGVLVYHSVDGYHAYDLACPNETQASVRVEMDDDAIYAICPKCGSTYNVFEGYGSLVEGPATRGLKQYQTALSGTKLYVTN, from the coding sequence ATGAGAAAGTTTATCTCTTTACTTATATTATTCTGTGCTTTGTCTTGTACGCAGACAGAGCACAGTTATTTCCCGTCTTATCCTGTTTATCTGGAGTTGGATCTGACCTTTGAAGATAAAGATCTGAATGGCGTGATGGCTTATAAGGAGTATATTTTAGGGAAGACTTCCGGCTTGTTTGGCTCGAGAGATCGTACCGGATTAGGTGGTGTTTTGGTTTATCACAGTGTGGATGGGTATCATGCCTATGATTTGGCTTGTCCTAATGAAACACAAGCTAGCGTCCGTGTGGAAATGGATGATGATGCTATTTATGCGATTTGTCCGAAATGTGGTTCGACGTATAATGTCTTTGAAGGCTATGGAAGTTTGGTGGAAGGTCCGGCTACACGTGGACTGAAACAGTATCAAACGGCCTTGAGTGGAACGAAATTATATGTCACAAATTAA
- a CDS encoding DUF190 domain-containing protein — protein MESNPRKIQLLRFYVSNTDKVKHTSVYEALAFAAKRYGMAGTTVYKGIMGYGAKSKLRSDKFWELTEKIPVIVEIVDEASKIKAFVDKVMPVIQKLPKGCMVTCQDVDVLFCPNPQLMP, from the coding sequence ATGGAAAGTAATCCGAGAAAAATACAGTTACTGCGCTTTTATGTCAGCAATACAGATAAAGTAAAGCATACTTCGGTGTATGAAGCGCTTGCCTTCGCTGCCAAGCGTTACGGAATGGCAGGAACAACTGTCTATAAAGGAATTATGGGATATGGAGCCAAAAGCAAGCTTCGCTCAGATAAATTCTGGGAACTGACAGAAAAAATTCCTGTCATTGTAGAAATAGTGGATGAAGCATCCAAAATAAAAGCATTCGTCGATAAAGTGATGCCCGTTATCCAAAAACTCCCGAAAGGCTGTATGGTGACTTGCCAGGATGTAGACGTTTTGTTCTGCCCCAATCCTCAGCTGATGCCCTGA
- a CDS encoding CusA/CzcA family heavy metal efflux RND transporter produces the protein MFTSIVRFSIRKKLFVALTTIFLLIGGIYSMLTLPIDAVPDITNNQVQIVTVSPTLAPQEVEQLITFPIEIAMSNIMNVEEIRSVSRFGLSLVTVVFKENVPTLDARQLINEQIQTVAGEIPPELGTPELMPITTGLGEIYQYVLKVDPGYEKKYDAMELRTIQDWIVKRQLSGIPGIVEINSFGGYLKQYEVAIDPDALYSLNITIGEVFEALSRNNQNTGGSYIEKVNRAYYIRSEGMIGQLEDIEKIVITNRGGIPIHISDIGKVRFGAPKRFGAMTKDGEGECVGGIAMMLKGANANIVTQELEKRVEKVQKMLPEGVHVEPYLNRSELVNRNISTVIRNLIEGALIVFVVLIVFLGNVRAGLIVASVIPLAMLFGFILMRIFGVSANLMSLGAIDFGIVVDGSIVILEGILAHIYGKRLAGRQLSREEMDREVETGAGQVVRSATFAVLIILIVFFPILTLTGIEGKYFTPMAKTLVFCIIGALLLSLTYVPMMASLFLKRQIAVKPTLADRFFERLNKLYQRCLSFCLKHIWGTIVSSFALLAASFLLFTRLGAEFIPTLDEGDFAMQMTLPAGSSLSRSIEISLEAEKKLKAKFPEIKHVVAKIGTAEVPTDPMAVEDGDIMIVMKPFSEWTSAGSRAEMVEKMKAELESIDGAEFNFSQPIQLRFNELMTGAKADIAIKLYGEDMAELYSKAKEAARYVEQVPGAADVLVEQAMGLPQLVVNYDRRKIARYGINIEELNTIIRTAYAGETAGVVFENERRFDLVLRLDNDKVKDLNLDKLFVRTAEGIQIPVSEVASIDLVNGPLQINRDATKRRIVIGVNVRNADIQQVVSQIQESLDKNVQLKPGYYFEYGGQFENLQNAIRTLMVVIPIALLLILLLLFFAFRSVIYTLVVFSTVPLSLIGGIVALWLRGLPFSISAGVGFIALFGVAVLNGILMINHFNDLRKHNLYTMCTNRIIRKGCPHLLRPVFLTGLVASLGFVPMAIAKTAGAEVQRPLATVVIGGLLVSTILTLIIIPTFYKLVNQISAGWRRRATRKTKYTQAALLLACLLIPAAGQAQTKTVSLDEAVAIALQHHPRLQTAEAALEKSRAARGEIWDGGNMSFNYSWGQLNGAYRNDNELAIEQSLGSLLTPFYRNALVNTQIAGGTHYRDLVKKEVVAEVKRAWAYYLYAFQLYKLYDEQQQLAEMLRKTGDLRYAQGDISQLQRDMISTLAADMHTRWIQAKEELSLAGRRFAWSCYANEPILPADTTMSCFPMPVTYTPSQIHLDYFNSRVDEKQALLRVERSKFFPELSVGYTRQKISPLNGLNAWMVGLSFPVLFFPQQSRSKQAKIDWHIAQLEANDNCRQLNNKVVELHNKLRQQQESLNYFTTAALHEARSLQKNALLQFQESEIDIVEFVQSLTSARDIRQKYIETVYGYNISVLELELYTEGDN, from the coding sequence ATGTTTACATCTATTGTCCGTTTCTCCATCCGCAAGAAACTGTTTGTAGCGCTGACTACCATTTTCCTGCTGATCGGAGGTATTTATTCGATGCTGACACTGCCCATTGATGCCGTGCCCGACATTACCAACAATCAGGTGCAGATTGTGACTGTCTCGCCAACGCTTGCCCCGCAGGAGGTCGAGCAGTTGATTACATTCCCGATCGAGATTGCCATGAGCAATATCATGAACGTGGAAGAAATCCGCTCTGTTTCGCGTTTCGGCCTCTCGTTGGTGACTGTGGTTTTCAAGGAGAATGTGCCCACGCTGGATGCACGCCAGCTGATCAACGAACAGATTCAGACCGTTGCCGGTGAGATTCCGCCCGAATTGGGTACACCGGAGCTGATGCCGATAACCACCGGTCTGGGTGAAATTTACCAGTATGTATTAAAGGTAGATCCGGGATATGAGAAGAAATATGATGCGATGGAACTGCGCACAATTCAGGATTGGATTGTGAAACGCCAGTTGTCGGGTATTCCGGGAATTGTCGAGATCAACAGTTTCGGCGGTTATCTGAAACAGTATGAGGTAGCGATCGATCCGGATGCGCTTTACTCGCTCAATATCACAATCGGCGAAGTATTCGAGGCTTTAAGCCGGAACAATCAGAATACGGGTGGTAGTTACATTGAAAAGGTGAACCGTGCCTATTATATCCGTTCGGAAGGTATGATCGGACAATTAGAAGATATTGAGAAGATCGTGATAACCAACCGGGGTGGCATTCCGATTCATATCAGCGATATCGGAAAAGTCCGTTTCGGAGCTCCCAAACGCTTTGGTGCCATGACAAAAGACGGGGAAGGCGAATGCGTGGGCGGAATTGCCATGATGCTGAAAGGTGCCAATGCCAATATCGTCACTCAGGAACTGGAAAAGCGGGTGGAGAAAGTACAGAAGATGTTGCCCGAAGGTGTTCATGTTGAACCATATCTGAACCGCTCAGAATTAGTGAATCGGAATATCTCGACCGTGATCCGAAATCTGATCGAAGGCGCGTTGATCGTATTTGTCGTCTTGATAGTTTTCTTAGGAAATGTGCGTGCCGGCCTGATTGTGGCATCGGTTATTCCATTAGCTATGTTGTTCGGATTCATCCTGATGCGCATCTTTGGTGTATCGGCCAACCTGATGAGTCTGGGGGCGATCGACTTCGGTATTGTGGTGGATGGCTCGATTGTCATCCTGGAAGGAATCCTTGCCCATATTTATGGGAAAAGACTGGCCGGACGTCAGTTGAGCCGGGAAGAAATGGACCGGGAAGTGGAAACGGGCGCCGGACAAGTGGTGCGTAGTGCGACCTTTGCTGTGCTGATTATCCTGATTGTGTTCTTCCCGATTCTGACCCTGACGGGCATTGAAGGGAAATATTTCACCCCGATGGCCAAGACGCTGGTGTTCTGTATCATTGGTGCGTTGCTTTTATCCCTTACCTATGTGCCAATGATGGCTTCGTTGTTCCTGAAACGGCAGATTGCGGTGAAACCGACACTGGCCGATCGCTTCTTCGAACGCTTGAACAAGCTGTATCAGCGTTGCCTGAGCTTTTGCCTGAAGCATATCTGGGGAACGATTGTATCTTCTTTCGCCTTGTTGGCTGCCTCGTTCCTCCTCTTCACCCGCTTGGGAGCTGAATTTATTCCGACCTTGGATGAAGGTGACTTCGCTATGCAGATGACTTTGCCGGCTGGCAGTTCGCTGAGCCGGAGTATCGAAATATCGCTGGAAGCCGAGAAGAAGCTGAAAGCAAAATTCCCGGAAATCAAACACGTCGTGGCGAAGATCGGTACGGCTGAGGTACCAACTGATCCGATGGCGGTGGAAGATGGAGATATCATGATCGTCATGAAGCCGTTTAGTGAATGGACATCTGCCGGTAGCCGGGCTGAAATGGTGGAGAAGATGAAGGCCGAACTGGAATCGATCGACGGAGCTGAGTTCAACTTCAGTCAGCCGATCCAGCTCCGCTTCAATGAGCTGATGACCGGAGCCAAGGCGGATATTGCCATCAAGCTGTATGGAGAAGATATGGCAGAGCTGTACAGCAAAGCCAAGGAAGCAGCCCGTTATGTTGAACAGGTGCCGGGTGCGGCCGATGTCTTGGTGGAGCAGGCAATGGGCTTGCCGCAGCTGGTGGTGAATTATGACCGGCGGAAGATTGCCCGCTATGGTATCAACATCGAAGAGCTGAATACCATTATCCGTACGGCTTATGCTGGCGAAACGGCCGGTGTCGTGTTTGAGAACGAACGGCGCTTTGATCTGGTCCTGCGTTTGGATAATGATAAGGTGAAAGACCTGAATCTGGATAAACTATTTGTCCGCACGGCCGAAGGCATTCAGATTCCAGTAAGTGAAGTGGCTTCGATCGATTTGGTCAACGGACCGTTGCAGATCAATCGGGATGCTACCAAGCGACGTATCGTCATCGGTGTCAATGTGCGCAATGCCGATATCCAACAAGTCGTTTCCCAAATTCAGGAATCATTAGATAAGAATGTCCAGTTGAAGCCGGGCTATTACTTTGAATACGGCGGTCAGTTCGAGAACTTGCAGAATGCGATCCGAACCCTGATGGTGGTTATCCCGATAGCCTTGCTGTTGATTCTGCTGTTACTATTCTTCGCTTTCCGAAGTGTTATTTACACGTTGGTAGTGTTCTCGACAGTACCTTTGTCGCTCATCGGTGGCATTGTGGCCCTCTGGCTGCGTGGCCTGCCGTTCAGTATATCGGCGGGAGTCGGATTTATAGCCCTCTTTGGTGTGGCGGTGTTGAATGGTATTCTGATGATCAATCATTTCAATGATTTACGAAAACATAATCTATATACAATGTGTACGAATCGCATTATCAGGAAAGGTTGCCCGCATCTGCTTCGTCCGGTATTCCTGACCGGTCTGGTAGCGTCGTTGGGTTTTGTACCGATGGCTATTGCTAAAACGGCCGGTGCAGAAGTGCAGCGCCCGCTGGCAACAGTAGTGATTGGCGGATTGCTGGTTTCAACAATCCTGACGCTGATTATCATCCCAACTTTTTATAAGCTGGTGAATCAGATTTCTGCCGGATGGCGTCGTAGAGCAACTCGGAAAACGAAGTATACGCAAGCCGCTTTGTTACTGGCCTGTCTTCTGATTCCGGCTGCGGGTCAGGCACAGACGAAGACAGTTTCGCTGGACGAGGCTGTCGCGATTGCCCTGCAGCATCATCCTCGTCTGCAGACAGCCGAAGCCGCTTTGGAGAAAAGCCGGGCTGCCCGGGGTGAAATCTGGGATGGTGGAAACATGTCGTTTAACTATTCATGGGGACAGTTGAACGGAGCTTATCGGAATGATAACGAGCTGGCCATTGAGCAGTCGTTGGGTTCGTTGCTGACTCCTTTCTACCGGAATGCTCTGGTTAATACACAAATTGCTGGAGGAACGCATTACCGGGATCTGGTGAAGAAAGAAGTTGTAGCTGAAGTTAAGCGGGCATGGGCCTATTATTTGTATGCTTTTCAGTTATACAAGCTGTATGATGAACAGCAGCAGCTGGCAGAAATGTTGCGGAAAACTGGCGATTTGCGTTATGCGCAGGGCGATATCAGCCAGTTGCAGCGCGACATGATCTCGACACTGGCTGCCGATATGCATACACGGTGGATACAGGCGAAAGAAGAACTGTCGCTTGCCGGCCGCCGTTTTGCCTGGAGCTGCTATGCCAACGAGCCGATTCTTCCGGCGGATACAACTATGAGCTGTTTCCCTATGCCGGTTACCTATACGCCGTCGCAGATTCATCTGGATTATTTCAACAGCCGGGTGGACGAGAAGCAGGCCTTGTTGCGCGTTGAACGGAGTAAATTCTTTCCGGAGTTGTCAGTCGGTTATACCCGGCAGAAGATTTCTCCACTGAACGGGCTGAATGCCTGGATGGTTGGACTTTCTTTCCCGGTCTTGTTCTTCCCGCAGCAGAGCCGGAGCAAGCAGGCGAAGATCGACTGGCATATTGCCCAGCTGGAAGCCAATGACAATTGCCGCCAGTTGAATAATAAGGTGGTAGAACTGCACAACAAGCTGCGCCAGCAACAGGAAAGTCTGAATTACTTCACGACGGCTGCCTTACACGAAGCCCGGTCACTGCAGAAGAACGCCCTGTTGCAATTTCAGGAAAGTGAAATCGATATCGTCGAGTTTGTGCAGAGTTTGACCAGCGCTCGCGATATTCGTCAGAAGTATATCGAGACCGTGTATGGCTACAACATTTCGGTACTGGAACTGGAATTATATACAGAAGGAGATAACTAA
- a CDS encoding LytR/AlgR family response regulator transcription factor — MKALIIEDEKAALRSLKALLTEMAPEITVVGELDSIFDSLEWFRTSPMPDVVFLDIHLADGSAFEIFEHITISCPIIFTTAYDEYALRAFRVNSIDYLLKPINRPDLQRALEKLKRFSPAAEMATPEKEPDYLKIFQELKRAESFKTHFLIPMKGDKLLPISVDSILFFYIADGNVKAVDSQLHEYLFPQTLDELAESLDPHLFFRANRQFLISKKAILDIDLWFNGRLSINLKAPTVEKVLVSKARVAEFKEWLVG; from the coding sequence ATGAAAGCATTGATTATAGAAGATGAAAAAGCAGCCTTGCGTAGCCTGAAGGCATTGCTGACTGAAATGGCTCCAGAGATAACGGTAGTCGGTGAACTTGACAGTATCTTCGACAGTCTGGAGTGGTTCCGTACTTCACCGATGCCGGATGTGGTGTTTTTGGATATTCATCTGGCCGACGGCTCGGCCTTCGAGATTTTTGAGCACATCACTATCTCGTGTCCTATCATCTTCACCACAGCCTATGATGAATATGCCTTACGTGCTTTTCGGGTGAACAGCATTGATTACCTGCTGAAGCCGATCAACCGGCCAGATTTGCAGCGGGCTTTGGAAAAATTAAAACGATTTTCTCCGGCAGCAGAAATGGCGACTCCGGAAAAAGAGCCTGATTATCTGAAGATTTTCCAGGAATTAAAACGGGCAGAGAGTTTTAAGACGCATTTCCTTATTCCGATGAAAGGAGATAAGCTGCTTCCTATTTCGGTCGATTCCATTCTGTTCTTTTATATAGCCGACGGGAATGTGAAGGCTGTCGACAGTCAGCTGCATGAATATCTCTTTCCCCAGACTCTTGATGAACTGGCCGAAAGTCTGGATCCACATCTTTTCTTTCGGGCTAACCGGCAGTTTCTTATCTCCAAAAAAGCAATTCTGGATATCGACTTGTGGTTTAACGGTCGGCTTTCTATCAATCTGAAAGCGCCGACTGTCGAGAAAGTATTGGTCAGCAAGGCGCGTGTGGCCGAGTTCAAGGAATGGCTGGTAGGATAA
- the rpsT gene encoding 30S ribosomal protein S20: MANHKSSIKRIRQTNARRLHNRYYAKTARNAMRDLRATEDQNEAQTLFPKVCSMLDKLAKKHIIHKNKAGNLKSKLAKHVNSLAK, encoded by the coding sequence ATGGCAAATCATAAGTCATCAATTAAAAGAATCAGACAGACAAACGCAAGACGTCTTCACAACAGATACTATGCGAAGACTGCTCGTAACGCAATGCGTGACCTGCGTGCTACTGAAGATCAGAATGAAGCACAGACTTTGTTCCCTAAAGTATGCTCAATGTTGGATAAATTAGCAAAGAAGCACATTATCCACAAGAATAAAGCTGGCAACTTGAAGTCTAAGTTGGCTAAGCATGTGAATTCTTTAGCGAAGTAA
- a CDS encoding DUF2721 domain-containing protein, with amino-acid sequence MLDLTTPSLLFSAISLILLAYTNRFLAYTNVVRSLTDQYERHGNPQEIEQIRNLRKRLSLIQSMQILGISSLLLCVVAMFFIYIHLLDWAIYLFGAALVLLAASLCVCVWEINISVKALDIHLRDMSSKQKLKQ; translated from the coding sequence ATGCTTGATCTGACAACACCTTCACTTTTGTTTTCGGCCATATCACTAATACTCTTGGCCTACACAAACCGTTTCTTGGCTTATACGAATGTGGTTCGCAGCCTGACGGACCAGTATGAACGGCATGGAAATCCACAGGAAATAGAGCAAATCAGGAATCTCAGGAAGCGGCTTTCGCTGATTCAGAGCATGCAGATTTTAGGTATATCCAGTTTGCTGCTGTGTGTGGTCGCGATGTTTTTTATCTATATTCATCTGTTAGATTGGGCTATTTACCTGTTTGGTGCGGCGCTCGTGCTTTTGGCCGCTTCTCTATGTGTATGTGTCTGGGAAATAAACATTTCCGTAAAGGCATTAGACATACATCTGAGAGACATGAGTTCCAAACAAAAGTTAAAACAGTGA